A window of Hymenobacter aerilatus contains these coding sequences:
- a CDS encoding phage tail tape measure protein — translation MDLGALNVAIGADLSGLESGLNVAATRVQSFASTANKAATDAAGSLSGVGTAAATIGSRVAGGLNEADKAMGRYIDAQGKMRDANGRWVSSSTLAAEAAKNVGGAAATAGNGFKGLAAGAGNAADTINGKLIAAFKAGDAAAKGLKDGVGRLGDGLKDVGQAASIGISAPITLAFGLAGKAAVDFESAFAGVKKTLDTTGLSAAQTESEYARLSAGIRQLATEIPAAATEIAKVAEAAGQLGIKRENVLDFTKTMIDLGNSTNLSSDQAATALARLANITQLPQTQFSNLGSAVVALGNNFATTESEIVEIAGRLAGAGKQINLTEADILAFGTALSSLGINAEAGGTALSTVFKRIQLAVENGGSDLNKFAKVAGVSADAFAKSFRTNAAGAIVDFTEGLGRIKDQGGSTLKTLADLELNDIRVSDSLLRLAGSGDVARRAIELSGKAFSDNTALAKEAGQRYETTASQIQIAKNRLTELGITVGNQLLPLLKGFSATVGAITGALNNMSPAAAKTVLVVGGLVAAIGPLAFGLGSIISLLAPGGALIVGLEALGAAVTVATGPIGLAVAAVAALAAGLVYLSNSSERTLRSYQDQKTATQELTTSVEPLLARYEELQSKTALTAGEQAELETIIQKVTTAIPSARGEIDAYGKTLSLNTKRTREFIAAQQQLTVSSARQSIESETEELQKREKVLRTLRERQEIYNRTGKVFVTSGGRAFYSDQTDDIVTFQKELVNATKAFDEQKNVVTDLRRTLGDFSSAGVQISSVINPAIGGLTKGFLGLGAAATTGLNAVKGAADKTGKALVTLKELEEQLKAALEQRYNDKLAGKDLTADDALIKRLRAQIAEFKQLPNTAKKALSEVERAFKQLRDNLRGLDGQVKLGIVSEGVEETTKRIAILETGLSRLAKVGVTSANRAFASFTQQLVTLRQSLDTGFDQLDGGKIFEGLRMPRTVKDTLDRDIQNILGDYKSQPLDLPVRLNFASMRGGGEGLALTNETITLNKALAEAAQGSVDFGATFDYTGAKIAAVSASLANLRAQGIDPTTVGFVESADGTGVYLRNISEVGEGVESLTDKFKRLTEQQALVETFKFGVASALSGIADSIGEAFGAIVTGSATIGDGLQFVFGSIISAIGDFMKTFGQQLIAIGIAKLALDNLFKSGAAGGIAAIAAGIGLVALGGVVSAVGKQAAGQLGSITGAGSAGTGPAAVAAPKPADFPKSQALKVEVDLKSSDDASSVLTKLLRVDQYRTLRKA, via the coding sequence ATGGATTTAGGAGCCCTGAATGTTGCCATTGGTGCCGATTTAAGCGGGCTAGAGTCTGGGTTGAATGTAGCCGCTACCCGCGTACAAAGCTTTGCCAGCACGGCCAACAAAGCAGCGACAGACGCGGCAGGCTCCTTATCGGGCGTCGGCACGGCCGCTGCTACTATTGGTTCCCGTGTAGCTGGAGGGCTGAATGAAGCCGATAAGGCAATGGGGCGCTACATTGATGCACAGGGCAAGATGCGCGATGCCAACGGGCGCTGGGTAAGCTCGTCCACTCTAGCAGCGGAAGCCGCGAAGAACGTCGGGGGCGCTGCGGCAACGGCCGGGAATGGATTCAAAGGATTAGCCGCCGGTGCGGGCAATGCCGCGGATACCATCAACGGCAAGTTGATTGCGGCCTTTAAAGCAGGTGACGCAGCGGCCAAAGGGCTGAAAGATGGGGTTGGTCGGTTAGGGGATGGCTTAAAAGACGTAGGGCAGGCGGCTTCGATTGGAATTAGTGCGCCCATTACCTTAGCCTTTGGGCTGGCGGGCAAGGCGGCAGTAGATTTTGAATCGGCTTTTGCCGGGGTAAAGAAAACACTTGATACTACTGGGTTAAGTGCCGCGCAAACAGAATCCGAGTATGCTCGTCTGAGCGCCGGCATCCGACAACTAGCCACGGAAATACCAGCCGCAGCCACTGAGATAGCCAAAGTAGCAGAAGCCGCCGGGCAACTTGGCATCAAACGCGAGAACGTGCTGGATTTCACCAAGACCATGATTGATCTTGGCAACAGCACGAACCTCAGTTCCGATCAAGCCGCCACGGCGTTAGCCCGACTGGCTAATATTACCCAGCTCCCCCAAACCCAGTTTAGTAACCTGGGCTCCGCGGTAGTCGCATTGGGGAACAACTTTGCAACCACTGAATCAGAGATTGTTGAAATCGCTGGACGCTTAGCCGGGGCAGGTAAGCAGATTAATCTAACAGAAGCCGATATTCTGGCGTTTGGCACGGCACTGAGTAGCTTAGGCATCAATGCCGAAGCCGGAGGTACTGCGTTAAGCACGGTCTTCAAACGCATTCAATTAGCGGTTGAGAACGGGGGTAGTGATCTGAATAAGTTCGCCAAGGTAGCGGGCGTGAGTGCCGATGCATTCGCCAAGAGCTTCCGCACCAACGCGGCCGGCGCCATCGTAGACTTCACCGAGGGGTTAGGGCGAATTAAAGACCAGGGCGGCTCTACGCTTAAAACCCTAGCAGATTTAGAGCTAAATGATATTCGCGTATCCGACTCGCTGTTGCGTTTGGCAGGGTCGGGCGACGTGGCCCGTCGGGCAATTGAGTTATCGGGTAAAGCATTCTCCGACAATACCGCCCTTGCCAAAGAAGCCGGGCAACGCTACGAAACAACTGCGAGCCAGATACAGATAGCGAAAAACCGTCTGACCGAATTAGGAATAACAGTTGGCAATCAACTGCTTCCCCTCTTAAAAGGCTTCTCTGCGACGGTAGGAGCCATTACGGGAGCACTGAATAACATGTCGCCAGCCGCCGCGAAAACGGTGTTGGTGGTCGGTGGGTTGGTGGCAGCTATTGGGCCACTGGCATTTGGATTGGGTAGTATTATTTCTTTATTAGCCCCAGGCGGCGCACTCATTGTTGGATTAGAAGCATTAGGTGCCGCTGTGACCGTTGCTACTGGCCCTATTGGCTTAGCAGTAGCTGCCGTAGCCGCACTCGCGGCGGGCTTGGTTTATCTGTCCAACAGCAGCGAACGCACGCTACGGTCGTATCAGGACCAGAAGACAGCCACTCAAGAACTTACGACTTCGGTTGAGCCACTGCTTGCCCGCTACGAGGAACTGCAAAGCAAAACTGCACTCACGGCCGGGGAGCAAGCAGAGCTAGAGACCATCATCCAAAAAGTCACGACGGCCATTCCTAGTGCCCGCGGAGAGATAGATGCGTACGGGAAGACGCTTTCGCTTAATACGAAGCGCACCCGTGAGTTCATTGCCGCGCAACAGCAGTTAACGGTAAGTTCTGCCCGGCAATCTATTGAAAGCGAAACAGAGGAACTGCAAAAACGCGAAAAAGTACTGCGCACACTACGGGAACGCCAAGAGATTTATAATAGAACCGGCAAAGTATTCGTCACCAGCGGTGGGCGGGCTTTCTACTCCGACCAAACGGATGACATCGTAACGTTTCAAAAGGAGTTGGTAAACGCTACCAAGGCGTTTGACGAGCAAAAGAACGTCGTCACCGACTTGCGCCGTACGCTAGGAGACTTCAGTAGTGCAGGGGTGCAAATTAGCAGCGTCATCAATCCAGCAATAGGAGGCTTAACCAAAGGCTTTTTGGGATTAGGAGCCGCTGCCACTACTGGGTTGAATGCCGTAAAAGGGGCTGCTGATAAAACCGGGAAAGCGCTGGTTACACTCAAAGAACTAGAAGAACAACTTAAAGCCGCCTTAGAACAACGCTACAACGACAAGCTAGCAGGGAAAGACCTGACGGCTGATGATGCGTTGATTAAACGCCTACGCGCTCAAATAGCAGAATTCAAGCAACTTCCAAACACCGCTAAGAAAGCCCTAAGCGAAGTAGAACGAGCCTTTAAGCAACTACGCGACAACCTGCGTGGGTTGGACGGACAAGTGAAGCTTGGAATCGTATCAGAAGGCGTTGAGGAAACCACCAAGCGCATTGCCATCCTGGAAACCGGGCTGTCTCGACTCGCGAAGGTGGGCGTCACCAGCGCGAACAGGGCCTTTGCCTCGTTCACGCAGCAACTTGTTACGCTCCGTCAATCGCTTGATACCGGATTCGATCAGCTAGATGGCGGGAAGATTTTTGAAGGGCTACGGATGCCCCGTACGGTCAAGGATACATTGGATAGAGATATTCAGAATATCCTTGGGGACTATAAAAGCCAGCCGCTTGACTTGCCTGTCCGGTTGAATTTCGCAAGTATGCGAGGCGGCGGGGAAGGCTTAGCGCTCACCAACGAAACGATAACACTTAACAAAGCCCTTGCTGAAGCGGCGCAAGGAAGTGTCGATTTCGGAGCAACTTTCGATTACACAGGGGCTAAGATCGCCGCTGTAAGCGCGTCGCTTGCCAATCTAAGGGCGCAAGGTATTGACCCCACCACCGTCGGCTTTGTGGAGTCTGCTGATGGGACGGGGGTGTATCTGCGCAATATAAGCGAAGTAGGAGAGGGCGTAGAGTCCTTAACGGATAAGTTTAAGCGTCTGACTGAACAACAAGCCCTAGTCGAAACCTTTAAGTTCGGGGTAGCTTCTGCGCTCTCAGGTATTGCAGACTCGATTGGGGAAGCGTTTGGCGCTATCGTTACGGGTAGTGCTACAATTGGTGATGGCTTGCAGTTTGTCTTTGGGTCTATCATCTCCGCTATTGGAGATTTTATGAAAACCTTCGGGCAGCAACTCATTGCGATTGGTATTGCCAAGCTTGCCCTAGATAACCTGTTTAAATCTGGCGCCGCGGGCGGTATCGCAGCTATTGCCGCTGGCATAGGGCTTGTAGCCCTTGGGGGGGTCGTTTCGGCAGTAGGCAAGCAAGCTGCTGGGCAACTCGGTTCTATTACCGGAGCTGGTTCGGCGGGGACAGGGCCCGCCGCAGTAGCGGCCCCCAAACCAGCGGATTTCCCTAAATCACAAGCATTGAAAGTAGAAGTTGATTTAAAATCAAGTGATGATGCGTCGTCCGTGCTTACAAAGCTGCTGCGAGTCGATCAATATAGGACTCTACGCAAAGCCTAA
- a CDS encoding phage tail tube protein: MASIINATDVVTYIGDTVVGCAQSMDVTVARTIDPATCSSSGGWAQGSPGERSWSGSIGAIARVFPTAEEAANISYKDMLSTLVDGTEVDFEFTLGGEQGERYGGKAYLSNLALSKPETGTVTWTADFTGNGPYGLITA; this comes from the coding sequence ATGGCTTCTATCATCAACGCCACAGATGTGGTAACCTACATCGGAGATACCGTAGTAGGGTGCGCCCAATCAATGGATGTTACGGTTGCCCGTACAATTGACCCGGCTACTTGTTCTTCTTCGGGCGGGTGGGCGCAAGGCTCCCCTGGCGAACGGAGCTGGTCCGGTTCTATTGGCGCTATTGCCCGCGTCTTCCCTACTGCTGAAGAAGCGGCCAACATCTCCTACAAAGACATGCTTTCTACCTTGGTAGACGGCACGGAGGTAGACTTTGAATTCACCCTTGGCGGCGAACAGGGCGAACGCTACGGCGGTAAAGCCTACTTGTCTAACCTTGCCCTGAGCAAGCCCGAAACGGGCACTGTTACCTGGACGGCTGACTTCACGGGTAACGGCCCTTATGGCTTAATCACTGCGTAG
- a CDS encoding HK97-gp10 family putative phage morphogenesis protein, translated as MASNLQVGVDGQQLNGLLNKIKLLLPSTRAAAREVVAETLLLIESDAKELAPVDTGRLRSSIHTEISSNGLSGVVGTNVSYAPFVELGTTRQRAQPFLFPAYEANRQRFLDNLKSRANLK; from the coding sequence GTGGCCAGTAACCTACAAGTCGGTGTAGATGGTCAGCAGTTAAACGGGCTGCTCAACAAGATCAAACTCTTACTCCCCTCTACCCGAGCGGCGGCGCGAGAAGTCGTAGCGGAAACGCTCCTTCTCATTGAATCCGACGCCAAAGAATTAGCCCCCGTGGATACGGGTAGACTCCGGTCAAGTATCCACACTGAAATCAGTTCCAACGGCCTGTCGGGGGTGGTCGGAACAAACGTGAGTTATGCGCCTTTCGTGGAGCTGGGCACGACGCGGCAACGCGCACAGCCTTTCCTTTTCCCGGCGTACGAAGCTAACCGGCAACGCTTTCTAGACAATCTAAAGTCTCGCGCTAACCTGAAATGA
- a CDS encoding phage head closure protein yields MGRINAGDLNERVTKIGRPASVDDGRGGQKPVGPGVETQWWVKLRALRGSEAVRLGQPLGTTMYEVTARYEAHFTTKDRIRTQNGRTLNVVAVLPDGRKEYDVLTCIDSGQ; encoded by the coding sequence ATGGGACGCATCAACGCAGGCGACCTGAACGAACGGGTAACCAAGATCGGCCGGCCTGCCAGCGTAGACGACGGGCGGGGCGGGCAAAAGCCGGTAGGTCCTGGCGTAGAAACTCAATGGTGGGTGAAGCTACGGGCCTTGCGTGGGTCAGAAGCAGTTCGGTTAGGGCAACCCTTGGGAACCACCATGTACGAAGTAACAGCCCGCTATGAGGCTCATTTTACGACCAAGGATAGAATACGCACCCAGAATGGCCGGACGCTGAACGTGGTAGCCGTCTTACCCGACGGACGCAAGGAATACGACGTGTTAACGTGCATTGACAGTGGCCAGTAA
- a CDS encoding head-tail connector protein, translating to MPTTVPIYSPAPLVEPVGLSDLKAWVRVDGESENGILAICLQGAREKVEAYTGRFFAGGQRVEITYELGEPYELPQGATVVSVRGFFTTLEALENWNLEEYRKGISINRELPLNGAYGAFAQTYTVTVDLPTDAAERCPAVVKTAILELAAEWYRNRETTQVGSVASELPVSYRVKLAELRLTNVLF from the coding sequence ATGCCTACCACTGTCCCCATCTATTCGCCAGCCCCGCTTGTAGAGCCCGTCGGACTATCGGACCTCAAGGCGTGGGTGCGGGTAGATGGGGAGAGTGAGAATGGTATTCTAGCAATCTGCCTGCAAGGTGCCCGCGAAAAGGTGGAAGCCTATACGGGACGGTTCTTTGCCGGAGGGCAACGCGTAGAAATCACCTACGAGCTAGGCGAACCCTACGAGCTACCGCAAGGTGCTACGGTGGTGAGTGTACGTGGCTTCTTTACCACGCTAGAAGCGCTTGAGAACTGGAACCTGGAAGAATACCGGAAAGGCATCAGCATCAACCGGGAACTCCCCCTAAATGGTGCTTACGGAGCTTTTGCGCAGACCTACACGGTAACCGTTGATCTGCCCACGGATGCTGCCGAGCGGTGCCCAGCCGTGGTAAAAACGGCTATTCTGGAACTGGCTGCTGAGTGGTACCGCAACCGCGAAACCACACAAGTAGGCTCGGTGGCGTCAGAACTGCCCGTCTCCTACCGGGTGAAGCTGGCGGAGTTACGCCTAACCAACGTGCTGTTCTAA
- a CDS encoding phage major capsid protein: protein MEQEVKEAAERLKAEAKTAAELAGKQAAEAAVSDVKAAATEAKTLAEEAKSAAEKAAKENNERVDGLEAKMKRNAMNAPFDHNEGLAEAWKAFNDKAPEIKAVKPGSKNSVTIELNAKAAATITTANVTTLGGPASVTQLPGIVTEPRRRGHIRAFMNVGQMSTGSATYLQHTASRNRGAGMVGEGGLKPSSDLGFITKRLDAKKIANTFKITEETVDDIPLLMSTIQQEGVADIEFVEDDQILFGDGLGNNLEGIYTQASAFTGGGVKAEFPNEFDVLRAAVAQLSVEHFLPTLIILSPIDVANMDLEKGEDGHYLVPAALFGTTLPAISGVRIVENTVMPVGEFLIGDFALGAQLFDRTALSVRIYDQNEDDARHNLLLIVIEKRIALKVGYPKAFVKGSFATAKPLIQKAA from the coding sequence ATGGAACAAGAAGTAAAAGAGGCCGCTGAGCGCCTCAAAGCAGAGGCGAAAACCGCCGCTGAACTAGCTGGCAAGCAAGCTGCCGAGGCTGCTGTATCCGACGTGAAAGCCGCCGCTACGGAAGCTAAAACGTTAGCCGAAGAAGCCAAGAGCGCTGCTGAAAAAGCCGCGAAAGAAAACAACGAGCGCGTAGATGGCTTGGAAGCCAAAATGAAGCGAAACGCCATGAACGCCCCCTTCGATCATAACGAAGGTTTGGCTGAAGCATGGAAAGCTTTCAACGACAAGGCCCCGGAAATCAAAGCCGTAAAGCCCGGCTCTAAAAACTCAGTAACGATTGAGTTGAACGCCAAGGCCGCCGCCACGATTACCACGGCTAACGTGACCACCCTGGGCGGCCCTGCTTCGGTAACGCAACTGCCTGGCATTGTAACCGAGCCCCGACGTCGTGGTCATATTCGTGCCTTCATGAACGTAGGCCAGATGTCTACGGGTTCGGCTACTTACCTGCAACACACGGCTTCGCGCAATCGTGGCGCAGGTATGGTAGGGGAAGGCGGCTTGAAACCTTCGTCTGATCTGGGCTTCATCACGAAGCGTCTGGACGCCAAGAAAATTGCCAACACCTTCAAAATCACGGAAGAAACGGTGGACGATATTCCATTGCTCATGTCCACGATTCAGCAAGAAGGTGTAGCAGACATTGAGTTCGTAGAAGACGACCAAATCCTGTTTGGTGATGGTCTGGGCAACAACCTAGAAGGCATCTACACCCAAGCATCTGCCTTTACAGGTGGGGGTGTGAAAGCCGAGTTCCCCAACGAGTTCGACGTACTACGCGCTGCTGTTGCCCAACTCTCGGTAGAACACTTCCTGCCTACCCTCATCATCCTGAGCCCGATTGACGTGGCCAACATGGATTTGGAAAAAGGCGAAGACGGCCACTACCTCGTCCCCGCTGCCCTGTTCGGCACGACCCTGCCCGCTATTTCGGGGGTGCGTATCGTGGAAAACACGGTAATGCCCGTAGGCGAGTTCCTGATTGGCGACTTCGCCCTGGGTGCTCAACTCTTCGACCGCACCGCGCTAAGCGTTCGCATCTACGACCAGAACGAAGATGACGCCCGCCACAACTTGCTGCTGATCGTGATTGAAAAGCGCATTGCGCTGAAAGTGGGCTACCCTAAAGCCTTCGTGAAAGGCAGCTTCGCCACGGCCAAACCACTGATCCAGAAAGCTGCTTAA
- a CDS encoding HK97 family phage prohead protease, whose protein sequence is MLTQGYSYAYAGPVLLKDIDGRKGIVQFYGAAFNNVDSDGDVTMPGAFTKTFAENGPTGANRIKHLRQHETRTIIGKPIELGQDTVGAVVSSQLALGSKDGDDALALYELDLFEHSFGYRIMKSHKDEAGIQYLTELAVSEFSAVTWGANRFTPLIGIKCDTKAGLDLTLARIQDREGKLVKALRHGTISDDLGYQLADELEAIQTAYKGLISLPSEPVKPAIATSESEEPSGEKALTSFLQLI, encoded by the coding sequence ATGCTCACACAGGGATACTCTTACGCCTACGCCGGGCCGGTACTGCTGAAAGACATTGATGGCCGAAAGGGCATTGTGCAGTTCTATGGCGCTGCGTTTAATAACGTGGATAGCGATGGGGATGTAACGATGCCTGGCGCCTTTACAAAAACATTTGCTGAGAACGGCCCTACTGGCGCAAACCGCATAAAGCACCTGCGTCAACACGAAACACGCACCATCATTGGTAAGCCTATCGAATTAGGGCAGGATACTGTTGGGGCCGTTGTGTCTTCGCAACTCGCGCTCGGCAGTAAGGATGGGGACGATGCACTAGCGCTTTACGAGCTAGACCTCTTTGAGCATTCGTTTGGCTACCGCATCATGAAAAGCCATAAAGACGAGGCGGGTATTCAATACCTAACCGAGTTGGCAGTGAGTGAATTTTCGGCTGTTACATGGGGCGCCAACCGCTTTACCCCCTTGATTGGCATTAAGTGCGATACCAAAGCAGGGCTTGATCTAACCCTTGCGCGCATTCAAGACCGGGAGGGTAAGCTGGTTAAAGCTCTGCGCCACGGCACTATTTCGGATGACTTAGGATACCAACTAGCTGATGAGCTAGAGGCTATACAAACCGCCTACAAAGGACTGATTTCACTCCCCAGCGAACCCGTGAAGCCGGCAATAGCCACTTCCGAGTCTGAGGAGCCGAGCGGCGAGAAGGCACTAACCTCCTTTCTACAACTCATTTAA
- a CDS encoding phage minor head protein, whose amino-acid sequence MPTYDQTEAARARYENRYEASIRRALIQQGAQAVAMWEASGSPELAAAVITKNGLQQALEVVYEKAGDYFAKEAYDQLTTQKSIKAAPPTEVRTGWLSRLKNFISTEGAQRLSGMVETTREQVRKVLSQVVAEGQSVAEGAKTLRQHIATISKARATTIIRTEVVAASNAGSFFGAQATGVALDKFWIATKDSRTRADHIAADRQTVGMNDTFLVGGYAARYPGDPMLPAAQIIRCRCSLGYRPKS is encoded by the coding sequence ATGCCCACCTACGACCAGACCGAAGCCGCCCGCGCCCGCTACGAGAACCGCTACGAGGCGAGCATTCGTCGTGCCCTCATCCAACAAGGCGCGCAAGCTGTTGCTATGTGGGAGGCCAGTGGTAGCCCGGAGCTAGCCGCGGCCGTTATCACAAAGAACGGACTACAGCAAGCCTTGGAAGTCGTCTATGAGAAAGCTGGCGACTACTTTGCTAAGGAAGCCTACGATCAGCTCACCACGCAGAAGTCCATCAAGGCCGCACCGCCTACGGAAGTGCGAACGGGCTGGCTCAGCAGACTAAAGAACTTCATCAGCACGGAAGGCGCTCAACGTCTCTCGGGCATGGTGGAGACAACCAGGGAGCAGGTACGCAAGGTCTTAAGCCAGGTAGTCGCAGAAGGGCAGAGCGTAGCCGAAGGAGCTAAAACCTTACGTCAGCATATTGCTACCATCAGCAAGGCACGGGCGACTACCATCATTCGTACGGAGGTAGTAGCCGCCAGTAATGCTGGCAGCTTCTTTGGAGCACAGGCTACTGGGGTAGCGTTGGACAAGTTTTGGATAGCCACCAAAGACAGCCGTACCCGCGCCGACCACATTGCAGCGGACAGACAGACGGTCGGCATGAACGATACGTTCCTAGTGGGCGGGTATGCTGCCCGTTACCCCGGCGACCCAATGCTTCCCGCTGCTCAGATAATCCGCTGTAGATGTTCGCTCGGTTACCGCCCCAAAAGCTAA
- a CDS encoding BC1872 family protein has product MTLTKELIDSTPVGRELDALVAEYLMGWQFCAVNEPFRFHKERGGLILEGKHPERFPDSGGTIPNRWQPSTSIADAWQVVEHLNKSHYLEMMQAWISGGSDGGELGFKISFRRFKEYESTQDVLSATAPEAICRAALLTVL; this is encoded by the coding sequence ATGACTCTTACCAAAGAACTAATAGACTCTACCCCAGTAGGGAGAGAACTAGATGCACTAGTAGCAGAGTACCTAATGGGGTGGCAGTTTTGCGCTGTAAATGAGCCATTCCGGTTTCACAAGGAGCGGGGTGGGCTTATTCTAGAGGGTAAACATCCTGAACGTTTCCCCGATTCAGGCGGCACAATACCTAATCGGTGGCAGCCCTCTACTTCTATAGCCGACGCTTGGCAAGTAGTAGAGCACCTAAACAAAAGCCACTATCTAGAAATGATGCAAGCTTGGATATCAGGTGGTTCCGACGGTGGAGAACTAGGCTTCAAGATAAGCTTTCGTCGGTTCAAAGAATACGAGTCTACTCAGGACGTGCTTTCTGCAACCGCTCCCGAAGCTATCTGTCGAGCTGCTTTACTAACAGTCCTGTAA
- a CDS encoding site-2 protease family protein: protein MLSNVLLSCAVLCLLVTVHEIGHYLAALAFRIRADVFSIGFGPGVTLFRWRGTAFRLGVLPLGGYVKPREEDYEAAPAYQRVLVAAAGPLASIIFGILCVAYYVQVQQHVPYWQAVLATIGVTGKLLAMLGHKLAGVFSHPTASISSLEVADAGKASSTFTFMQQVKEGESMLYSGAISAAIGLANLLPLLPFDGGHIVVGLVEMVSRRRVPGWAQGAFALTGLALMAVLFFLSVYNDFL, encoded by the coding sequence ATGCTCTCCAACGTTCTTTTATCCTGCGCTGTGCTGTGCTTACTAGTTACTGTGCATGAGATAGGGCACTACCTAGCAGCGCTTGCCTTTCGGATTCGGGCCGACGTGTTCTCGATTGGCTTTGGGCCAGGGGTTACGCTCTTTCGGTGGCGGGGTACGGCCTTCCGACTAGGTGTCTTGCCATTGGGCGGGTATGTTAAGCCACGAGAGGAGGACTACGAAGCCGCGCCTGCTTATCAACGGGTACTAGTCGCCGCCGCCGGCCCGCTGGCTAGCATCATATTTGGCATCCTGTGCGTGGCCTACTATGTGCAGGTGCAACAGCATGTTCCGTATTGGCAAGCTGTGCTGGCGACTATCGGTGTAACAGGAAAGTTGCTGGCTATGCTCGGACACAAGCTAGCAGGCGTGTTCTCCCATCCCACTGCAAGCATAAGCTCGTTGGAAGTAGCCGACGCCGGGAAGGCTTCTAGCACGTTCACCTTCATGCAGCAAGTGAAAGAAGGGGAAAGTATGCTGTATAGCGGCGCTATCTCTGCCGCTATAGGACTGGCGAATCTACTGCCATTGCTTCCTTTCGACGGTGGGCATATCGTGGTAGGCTTGGTTGAGATGGTAAGTCGCCGCCGGGTGCCGGGCTGGGCGCAAGGAGCCTTCGCTCTTACGGGGCTGGCCCTTATGGCTGTTCTTTTCTTTCTGAGTGTGTACAACGACTTTTTATAA
- a CDS encoding phage portal protein, translating into MNTTLEVALQSFGLRKVQPTSLDLKLLTDSIGRTLPMSGYQLVGDSPAKWLGAKGQDLVKNGYTNHHVAYSVINYILSVAQAIPWGVYKVTEEDAAAELLPKHPLAETLYRPNPRQSWADLKTELEGYLLTTGNAYVYGIRLESGPNRGKMREWWALEAPIVEVMGGGRMQEVTGYRIPDGRGGYINYEVEDVLHLKYWNPGDYRYGLSPITAGIDPVTAAKSGIESRVRQYQNAGPPGLITDASPDNADWTDAQQNRLQGWFRSFFSGGRRSGDIPLVTGDIRYVSTGLGPVDLAVLEAIPHDKDSVADLFRFPGQLLNGSKGTTFSNMGEAGKALYNRCVIPLETIIRDGFNRWLGEEYNDEAYFNFSTSDIAELQEDKAQRAIYLDKAWWIPVVEKQRLDGVKPDWDGPKYMVPAQYVGLNEAVDTDSAEAAEKLLNRLGVDDYKDRP; encoded by the coding sequence ATGAACACAACCTTAGAAGTAGCCCTGCAATCCTTCGGCCTACGCAAAGTGCAACCCACCTCGCTTGATCTAAAGCTCTTAACCGATAGCATTGGGCGAACGCTCCCCATGTCCGGCTATCAACTGGTAGGGGATTCCCCGGCGAAGTGGTTAGGGGCGAAAGGACAGGACCTGGTGAAGAACGGCTACACCAACCACCACGTCGCCTACTCGGTGATTAACTACATCCTGAGTGTCGCGCAGGCCATTCCATGGGGCGTGTACAAGGTCACGGAAGAAGATGCTGCGGCAGAGCTACTGCCCAAACACCCCCTAGCTGAAACGCTCTACCGACCTAATCCTCGTCAGAGCTGGGCAGACCTCAAGACGGAGTTAGAAGGCTATCTACTCACCACCGGGAATGCCTACGTGTACGGTATTCGGTTGGAGTCCGGCCCCAATCGGGGCAAGATGCGCGAGTGGTGGGCGCTGGAAGCCCCGATTGTGGAAGTGATGGGCGGGGGCAGAATGCAGGAAGTAACGGGGTATCGCATTCCCGACGGCCGGGGCGGGTACATCAACTACGAAGTAGAAGACGTGCTACACCTCAAGTACTGGAATCCGGGGGACTACCGGTATGGTCTAAGCCCGATTACCGCCGGCATTGACCCCGTAACCGCCGCGAAGTCAGGTATTGAATCCAGAGTACGGCAGTACCAGAACGCAGGGCCTCCCGGTTTGATTACGGATGCTAGCCCCGACAATGCCGACTGGACCGACGCACAGCAAAATAGATTGCAGGGCTGGTTCCGCTCGTTCTTCTCAGGTGGTCGTCGGTCCGGCGATATTCCCCTCGTAACGGGCGATATTCGGTACGTGAGCACAGGGTTAGGGCCGGTGGATTTGGCGGTGTTAGAAGCCATCCCCCACGACAAGGACAGTGTAGCTGACTTGTTCCGCTTCCCCGGCCAATTACTCAACGGTAGTAAAGGGACCACGTTCTCCAACATGGGCGAAGCAGGGAAGGCCCTGTACAACCGCTGTGTGATTCCGCTGGAAACCATCATCCGTGATGGGTTTAACCGCTGGCTAGGCGAAGAGTACAACGACGAAGCCTACTTCAACTTCTCCACCTCAGACATTGCCGAGTTGCAGGAAGACAAGGCCCAACGCGCTATCTACCTCGATAAAGCGTGGTGGATACCTGTTGTGGAGAAACAGCGGTTGGATGGGGTAAAGCCCGACTGGGACGGGCCGAAGTACATGGTGCCCGCGCAGTACGTCGGCTTGAATGAAGCTGTTGATACGGATAGTGCCGAAGCCGCCGAGAAGCTGCTCAACCGCTTGGGTGTAGACGACTACAAGGATAGGCCGTAA